In Lacibacter sp. H375, one DNA window encodes the following:
- a CDS encoding dihydrofolate reductase has protein sequence MIISLIVAASTNNAIGRNNELLWHLPIDLKFFKNTTWALPVIMGRKTFDSVGGKPLTGRTNIIISRQEGLRSEYENVWFATSLDEALEQAKKLETKEIMIAGGAQIYEQALPIANRIYLTRVHVHLEADAFFPAFSVDEWNLTNNKDFEANEKHAYSFSIQQWDRKR, from the coding sequence GTGATTATAAGCTTAATCGTTGCTGCATCTACTAACAACGCCATCGGTCGTAACAACGAATTGCTATGGCATTTACCAATCGATTTAAAGTTTTTCAAAAACACTACCTGGGCTTTGCCGGTGATCATGGGGCGAAAAACCTTTGACTCAGTTGGCGGGAAGCCATTGACAGGCAGAACCAATATTATCATTTCAAGACAGGAGGGATTAAGATCAGAGTATGAAAATGTTTGGTTTGCCACCTCATTAGATGAAGCATTGGAGCAAGCCAAAAAACTAGAGACAAAAGAAATTATGATCGCAGGTGGTGCACAGATTTACGAGCAAGCTCTTCCTATTGCCAATCGTATTTATTTAACGAGAGTTCATGTGCATTTAGAAGCCGATGCATTCTTTCCGGCTTTTTCAGTTGATGAATGGAATCTTACAAACAATAAAGATTTTGAAGCGAATGAAAAACATGCTTATTCATTCTCTATTCAGCAGTGGGACAGAAAGAGATGA
- a CDS encoding proline dehydrogenase family protein: MPNNSKVTFDNTANAFEYKNDQQLKKAHFLFSSMGYQWLVDIGTRITPWAIKAGLPVKGLIRSTLFEQFVGGETLQETAKVADRLEEFHVQVILDYGVEGGDYGEEEKDHACDEFIKVIDYAATQANIPFMSVKVTGIARFALLEKMDDLMSKDTGTLIRRYEHALERLSADERAEWQRVCNRMERICSAASNKKVGVLIDAEETWIQDPVDALTMLMMDQYNKTTAVVYNTAQLYRHDRYQFVHDCYEAAEKRNFILGIKIVRGAYMEKERKRAADMNYPSPIQPDKEACDADYNRAVEFCIQHVDRIAVIVATHNEFSNQLAAELLHSKGLPHNHPHVHFSQLYGMSDHITFNLAKEGYSVSKYLPFGPIDDVVPYLMRRAQENSSVSGQTGRELLLIKKELARRGVK; encoded by the coding sequence ATGCCGAACAATTCCAAAGTTACTTTCGATAATACAGCTAATGCCTTTGAATATAAGAACGACCAGCAACTGAAAAAAGCACATTTCCTCTTTTCATCAATGGGTTATCAATGGCTGGTTGATATTGGGACAAGAATTACTCCCTGGGCAATTAAAGCCGGTTTGCCGGTAAAAGGTCTTATCCGCAGTACGTTATTCGAACAATTTGTTGGTGGCGAAACATTACAGGAAACGGCAAAAGTGGCCGACCGACTCGAAGAGTTTCATGTGCAGGTGATCCTCGATTATGGTGTGGAAGGTGGCGATTATGGCGAAGAAGAAAAAGACCATGCCTGCGATGAGTTTATTAAAGTAATTGACTACGCTGCAACACAGGCAAATATTCCGTTTATGAGTGTGAAAGTAACCGGCATTGCACGGTTTGCTTTGCTGGAGAAAATGGATGACCTGATGAGCAAGGATACCGGTACGTTGATCCGCCGTTATGAACATGCATTGGAACGACTTTCTGCTGATGAACGTGCTGAATGGCAACGTGTATGTAACCGAATGGAGCGCATTTGTTCTGCAGCGTCCAATAAAAAAGTTGGTGTATTGATTGATGCAGAAGAAACATGGATACAGGACCCTGTTGATGCATTAACCATGCTTATGATGGATCAGTACAATAAAACAACAGCAGTTGTTTACAATACTGCGCAACTTTACCGTCACGACCGTTACCAGTTTGTACATGATTGTTATGAAGCTGCGGAGAAACGCAACTTCATTTTGGGGATCAAGATCGTTCGTGGTGCTTATATGGAAAAGGAACGCAAACGTGCAGCCGATATGAATTATCCTTCACCTATTCAACCCGACAAAGAAGCCTGCGATGCAGATTACAATCGTGCTGTTGAATTTTGTATTCAGCACGTTGATCGTATTGCAGTTATTGTAGCTACACATAACGAATTCAGCAATCAACTGGCGGCTGAATTATTACACAGCAAAGGATTGCCACATAATCATCCGCATGTGCATTTCAGTCAGCTGTATGGTATGAGCGATCATATCACCTTTAACCTGGCGAAAGAAGGTTACTCGGTAAGCAAATACCTTCCCTTTGGCCCAATTGACGATGTGGTGCCTTACCTCATGCGTCGTGCGCAGGAAAACAGCTCTGTAAGCGGTCAAACCGGAAGAGAACTTCTGTTGATCAAAAAGGAACTGGCAAGAAGAGGAGTGAAGTAA
- a CDS encoding thymidylate synthase, which yields MQQYLSLLQHILDNGVEKTDRTGTGTKSVFGYQMRFDLSEGFPLVTTKKVHMRSIIHELLWFLKGETNIAYLKENNVSIWDEWADENGELGPVYGKQWRSWEGANGVVIDQVKDLIAQIKKNPDSRRLIISAWNVAELPKMALMPCHTIFQFYVADGKLSCQLYQRSADVFLGVPFNIASYALLTMMIAQVCDLEPGDFVHTFGDVHIYSNHMEQVNLQLSRTPFPLPTMKLNPAVKDIFEFKFEDFTLENYQSHPAIKAPVAV from the coding sequence ATGCAACAATACCTTTCTTTACTGCAGCATATATTGGATAACGGTGTTGAAAAAACCGACCGCACAGGCACGGGTACTAAGAGTGTGTTTGGATACCAGATGCGTTTCGATCTGAGTGAAGGATTCCCGCTGGTAACTACTAAGAAAGTACATATGCGCAGTATTATTCATGAACTGCTTTGGTTCCTGAAAGGAGAAACGAATATTGCTTATCTCAAAGAAAATAATGTAAGCATCTGGGATGAGTGGGCAGATGAAAATGGCGAGCTTGGTCCGGTGTACGGCAAACAGTGGCGTAGTTGGGAAGGAGCGAATGGAGTTGTGATCGACCAGGTAAAAGATCTGATCGCACAAATCAAAAAAAATCCCGACAGCCGTCGTCTCATCATCAGCGCATGGAATGTGGCTGAGTTGCCGAAGATGGCACTCATGCCTTGTCATACTATTTTTCAATTCTATGTTGCTGATGGAAAGTTAAGTTGTCAACTTTACCAACGAAGTGCTGATGTGTTCTTAGGTGTTCCGTTCAATATTGCATCGTATGCTTTGTTAACGATGATGATCGCACAGGTTTGCGATCTTGAACCCGGTGATTTTGTGCACACATTTGGCGATGTGCATATTTATAGTAATCATATGGAGCAAGTGAACCTACAATTAAGCCGCACGCCTTTTCCATTGCCAACCATGAAGTTAAATCCTGCAGTGAAAGATATTTTCGAGTTCAAGTTCGAAGATTTTACGTTGGAGAATTATCAAAGTCATCCGGCCATTAAAGCGCCGGTAGCTGTTTAA